One Peromyscus maniculatus bairdii isolate BWxNUB_F1_BW_parent chromosome 14, HU_Pman_BW_mat_3.1, whole genome shotgun sequence genomic window carries:
- the Moap1 gene encoding modulator of apoptosis 1, which yields MTQRLLEDWCRGMDMNPRKALLVAGIPTTCGVTEIEEALQAGLAPLGEYRLLGRMFRRDENKNVALIGLKIETSSALVPREIPGKGSVWRVIFKSPNADNEFLCRLNEFLQGEGVTIGELTRVLGNRNDPLSLDQAMIPDMRAPVLAQALDEARKPPLQCLRYKKLSIFSGRDPPGPGEKNFESWMFHTCQVMKTWHVSDIEKRRRLIESLRGPAFEIIRVLKKNNPFITVAECLKSLETIFGIIDNPRALQVRYLTTYQKDNEKLSEYVLRLEPLLQRLAQKGLIEREILNQARLDQIVAGAVHKTVRRELGLPEGAAPTLLQLLSLINDKEAEEEEEEEALQAELEGCFT from the coding sequence ATGACGCAGAGGCTCCTAGAAGACTGGTGCAGGGGGATGGATATGAACCCGCGGAAAGCACTGTTGGTTGCCGGCATCCCTACGACCTGCGGAGTGACAGAGATCGAGGAGGCCCTGCAGGCTGGCCTGGCTCCCTTGGGGGAATACAGACTGCTTGGGAGGATGTTCAGGAGGGATGAGAACAAGAATGTAGCCTTGATAGGCCTTAAAATAGAGACTAGCAGTGCTCTGGTTCCCAGGGAGATACCTGGAAAAGGAAGTGTCTGGAGAGTGATCTTTAAGTCTCCTAATGCTGATAATGAATTTTTATGCAGATTAAATGAGTTTTTACAGGGAGAGGGCGTCACGATTGGTGAATTGACCAGAGTTCTTGGGAATCGAAATGACCCTCTCAGCCTAGACCAAGCCATGATCCCTGATATGCGAGCCCCCGTGTTGGCACAGGCATTAGATGAGGCTCGTAAGCCACCCCTGCAGTGTCTGAGGTACAAAAAGCTGAGTATATTCTCAGGCAGGGATCCTCCGGGACCAGGTGAAAAAAATTTTGAATCCTGGATGTTTCATACTTGTCAGGTAATGAAAACATGGCACGTGTCAGATATAGAGAAAAGAAGGCGGTTGATAGAGAGCCTTAGAGGCCCAGCATTTGAAATTATTCGAGTCCTCAAGAAAAACAATCCTTTCATTACAGTTGCAGAATGCCTGAAGTCTCTTGAGACAATATTTGGGATTATTGATAATCCTAGGGCATTGCAGGTCAGATACCTTACTACTTATCAGAAGGATAATGAAAAGCTATCTGAATATGTCCTAAGGTTGGAGCCTTTATTACAGAGATTGGCACAGAAAGGACTAATTGAGAGAGAAATTCTGAATCAGGCCCGTCTAGACCAAATCGTTGCAGGGGCAGTCCACAAGACAGTTCGAAGAGAGCTTGGACTGCCTGAGGGTGCAGCCCCAACCTTACTGCAGTTACTGTCACTGATAAATGATaaggaggcggaggaggaggaggaggaagaagcccTTCAGGCTGAATTAGAAGGGTGTTTCACTTGA
- the Ubr7 gene encoding putative E3 ubiquitin-protein ligase UBR7: protein MAGAESPAGGQAELEPVVSLVDVLEEDEELENEACAVLGGSDSEKCSYSQGSVKRQALYACSTCTPEGEEPAGICLACSYECHGSHKLFELYTKRNFRCDCGNSKFKNLECKLFPDKSKVNSCNKYNDNFFGLYCICKRPYPDPEDEVPDEMIQCVVCEDWFHGRHLGAIPPESGDFQEMVCQACMKRCSFLWAYAAQLAVTRVCAEDDGLLLNVDGVGDQEVIKPENGGHQDNAQKEDVPEHGKNAGKEVKAEQNNEPCTSSSSESVGQIVFKKENTKTEAQSGCRLAELQAKQFVKADAATYWPLNWRSRLCTCQDCMKMYRELDVLFLTDEYDTVLAYENKGKSEQATDRRDPLMDTLNSMNRVQQVELICEYNDLKTELKDYLKRFADEGTVVKREDIQQFFEEFQSKKRRRVDGLQYYCS from the exons ATGGCCGGAGCCGAGAGCCCCGCCGGCGGCCAGGCGGAGCTGGAGCCCGTGGTGTCGCTGGTGGACGTGCTCGAGGAGGACGAGGAGCTGGAGAATGAGGCGTGCGCTGTCCTGGGCGGCAGCGACTCGGAGAAGTGCTCCTACTCGCAG GGCTCAGTGAAGAGACAAGCACTGTATGCCTGTAGTACATGCACACCAGAGGGAGAAGAACCAGCAGGAATTTGTCTAGCTTGCAGTTATGAATGCCATGGAAGTCATAAACTATTTGAACTATACACAAAAAG AAATTTTCGTTGTGATTGTGGAAACAGCAAGTTTAAAAATTTGGAATGCAAATTATTTCCT GACAAATCAAAGGTAAATTCTTGCAATAAGTACAATGACAACTTTTTTGGATTATACTGCATTTGTAAGAGACCTTACCCCGATCCTGAAGATGAG GTTCCAGATGAGATGATTCAGTGTGTGGTCTGTGAAGACTGGTTCCATGGCAGG CATCTTGGTGCCATTCCCCCTGAGAGTGGGGATTTCCAAGAGATGGTGTGCCAGGCTTGTATGAAACGCTGTTCTTTCTTGTGGGCTTATGCTGCCCAGTTGGCAG TCACCAGAGTATGTGCTGAAGATGATGGGCTACTGCTGAATGTTGATGGCGTGGGTGATCAAGAGGTTATCAAGCCTGAAAATGGAGGTCACCAAGATAACGCCCAAAAAGAGGATGTTCCAGAACATGGAAAGAATGCTGGCAAGGAAGTTAAAGCTGAGCAGAATAATGAGCCATGTACCAGCTCTAGTTCTGAGTCTGTCGGCCAG atagtgtttaagaaggaaaacaccaaAACTGAGGCGCAGTCTGGCTGCAGACTTGCGGAGCTCCAGGCTAAGCAGTTTGTAAAGGCGGATGCTGCCACCTATTGGCCCCTGAACTGGCGCAGCAGGTTGTGCACCTGCCAAGACTGTATG AAAATGTATAGAGAACTAGATGTCCTGTTCCTGACAGATGAATATGATACAGTTTTGGCTTATGAGAACAAAGGCAAGAGTGAGCAGGCAACTGATAGAAGAGACCCTTTAATGGACACCCTGAACAGCATGAACAGGGTCCAGCAAGTGGAGCTCATTTGTG aATACAATGATTTGAAAACGGAACTTAAAGACTATCTGAAGAGATTTGCTGATGAAGGCACG GTTGTTAAGAGAGAGGACATTCAGCAGTTCTTTGAGGAATTCCAatcaaagaagagaaggagagtggACGGGCTGCAGTACTACTGCAGCTAG
- the Lyset gene encoding lysosomal enzyme trafficking factor isoform X2 → MMNFRQRMGWIGVGLYLLASAAAFYYVFEINETYNRLALEHIQQHPEEPREGTTWTHSLKARLLSLPFWLWTVIFLIPYLQMFLFLYSCTRADPKTVGYCIIPICLAVICNRHQAFVKASNQISRLQLIDT, encoded by the coding sequence ATGATGAACTTCCGTCAGCGGATGGGATGGATTGGAGTGGGACTGTATTTGCTAGCAAGTGCAGCAGCATTTTACTATGTTTTTGAAATCAATGAGACTTACAACAGGCTGGCTTTGGAACACATTCAGCAGCACCCTGAGGAGCCTCGGGAAGGAACCACATGGACACACTCCTTGAAAGCTCGGTTACTTTCCCTGCCCTTTTGGTTGTGGACAGTTATTTTTCTGATACCATACCtacaaatgtttttgtttctttattcttgtACAAGAGCTGATCCCAAAACAGTGGGCTATTGTATCATCCCCATATGCTTGGCAGTTATCTGCAATCGGCACCAGGCATTTGTCAAGGCTTCTAATCAGATCAGCAGGCTGCAACTGATTGACACATAA
- the Gon7 gene encoding EKC/KEOPS complex subunit GON7, with amino-acid sequence MELTGEYVGCDGETQRLQVSCEASGDADPLQSLSAGVARMKELVAEFFGPLVERDAQGVRADPDDALDGDDEDDAEDENNIGNRANSDGPSAKRPKPTS; translated from the exons ATGGAGCTTACGGGCGAGTACGTCGGGTGTGATGGGGAGACCCAGCGGCTGCAAGTGTCCTGTGAGGCGTCGGGCGATGCGGACCCTCTCCAGAGCCTGTCGGCGGGTGTGGCCAGAATGAAGGAGCTGGTGGCCGAGTTCTTCGGGCCCCTCGTGGAGCGGGACGCGCAGGGCGTGAGAGCCGATCCGGACGACGCTCTGGACG gtgatgatgaagatgatgcaGAAGATGAAAATAACATTGGTAACAGAGCTAACTCAGATGGACCATCTGCAAAACGACCAAAACCAACATCTTAG
- the Lyset gene encoding lysosomal enzyme trafficking factor isoform X1: MPKAPDYSELSDSCTLAGGTGRFSGPLHRAWRMMNFRQRMGWIGVGLYLLASAAAFYYVFEINETYNRLALEHIQQHPEEPREGTTWTHSLKARLLSLPFWLWTVIFLIPYLQMFLFLYSCTRADPKTVGYCIIPICLAVICNRHQAFVKASNQISRLQLIDT; this comes from the exons ATGCCAAAGGCACCTGACTATTCAGAACTGAGTGACTCTTGCACGCTTGctgggggaacaggaagattTTCGGGACCACT GCACAGAGCATGGAGAATGATGAACTTCCGTCAGCGGATGGGATGGATTGGAGTGGGACTGTATTTGCTAGCAAGTGCAGCAGCATTTTACTATGTTTTTGAAATCAATGAGACTTACAACAGGCTGGCTTTGGAACACATTCAGCAGCACCCTGAGGAGCCTCGGGAAGGAACCACATGGACACACTCCTTGAAAGCTCGGTTACTTTCCCTGCCCTTTTGGTTGTGGACAGTTATTTTTCTGATACCATACCtacaaatgtttttgtttctttattcttgtACAAGAGCTGATCCCAAAACAGTGGGCTATTGTATCATCCCCATATGCTTGGCAGTTATCTGCAATCGGCACCAGGCATTTGTCAAGGCTTCTAATCAGATCAGCAGGCTGCAACTGATTGACACATAA